The following are encoded in a window of Anoplopoma fimbria isolate UVic2021 breed Golden Eagle Sablefish chromosome 3, Afim_UVic_2022, whole genome shotgun sequence genomic DNA:
- the rheb gene encoding GTP-binding protein Rheb: MPQPKSRKIAILGYRSVGKSSLTIQFVEGQFVDSYDPTIENTFTKMITINGQEYHLQLVDTAGQDEYSIFPQTYSIDINGYILVYSVTSNKSFEVVQVIHEKLLDMVGKVQVPIMLVGNKNDLHMERVISCEEGKALAESWNAAFMESSAKENQTAVEVFRRMILEAEKMDGGVQPGKTSCSMM; the protein is encoded by the exons ATGCCGCAGCCGAAATCAAGAAAGATCGCCATCCTCGGGTACAGATCCGTAG gaaAGTCCTCCTTGACAATTCAGTTTGTGGAGGGCCAGTTCGTGGACTCCTATGACCCAACAATAGAAAACA CTTTTACTAAAATGATCACAATAAATGGACAAGAGTACCATCTTCAGCTGGTAGACACAGCAGGACAG GACGAGTACTCTATCTTCCCACAGACCTACTCCATAGATATCAACGGTTACATTCTGGTCTACTCCGTTACATCCAATAAAAG CTTTGAAGTTGTACAAGTTATCCATGAAAAACTATTGGACATGGTGGGAAAAGTTCA AGTTCCAATTATGCTTGTTGGAAACAAGAACGACCTACATATGGAGCG ggtAATCAGTTGTGAAGAAGGAAAAGCATTAGCCGAATCCTGGAACGCTGCCTTCATGGAGTCCTCAGCTAAAGAGAACCAG ACAGCCGTGGAAGTTTTCCGGAGGATGATCCTGGAGGCAGAGAAGATGGACGGTGGCGTGCAGCCAGGAAAAACCTCCTGCTCCATGATGTAG